The Pseudomonas putida nucleotide sequence TTCGTAGAATCCTACGACATCGCCGTTAACCTCGGTGTTGACCCGCGTAAATCCGACCAGGTCGTTCGTAGCGCTACCGTGCTGCCACACGGCACTGGCAAGACCGTACGCGTTGCTGTCTTCACCCAGGGTCCAGCTGCTGAAGCCGCTCTGGCTGCCGGCGCTGACCGTGTAGGTATGGACGATCTGGCTGCCGAAATGAAAGGCGGCGACCTGAACTATGACGTCGTCATCGCATCGCCTGATGCCATGCGCGTTGTAGGTCAGCTGGGTCAGGTTCTGGGTCCTCGCGGCCTGATGCCTAACCCGAAAGTTGGTACCGTGACTCCAGACGTAGCCGGCGCAGTCAAAAACGCCAAGGCTGGTCAGGTTCGCTACCGTACCGACAAAAACGGTATCATCCACACCTCCGTTGGCAAAATCGGCTTCGAAGCTGACAAGCTGAAGGAAAACGTTGAAGCCCTGATCGCTGACCTGAAGCGTATCAAGCCGGCCTCTTCGAAAGGTATCTACGTCAAGCGCG carries:
- the rplA gene encoding 50S ribosomal protein L1; its protein translation is MAKLTKRQKAIAEKIEAGKAYNFEEAATLLASLPAAKFVESYDIAVNLGVDPRKSDQVVRSATVLPHGTGKTVRVAVFTQGPAAEAALAAGADRVGMDDLAAEMKGGDLNYDVVIASPDAMRVVGQLGQVLGPRGLMPNPKVGTVTPDVAGAVKNAKAGQVRYRTDKNGIIHTSVGKIGFEADKLKENVEALIADLKRIKPASSKGIYVKRVTLSTTMGPGLIIDQSSLNV